A single Camarhynchus parvulus chromosome 5, STF_HiC, whole genome shotgun sequence DNA region contains:
- the LMO1 gene encoding rhombotin-1 isoform X2, with product MMVLDKEDGVPMLSVQPKGKQKGCAGCNRKIKDRYLLKALDKYWHEDCLKCACCDCRLGEVGSTLYTKANLILCRRDYLRLFGTTGNCAACSKLIPAFEMVMRARDNVYHLDCFACQLCNQRFCVGDKFFLKNNMILCQMDYEEGQLNGSFESQVQ from the exons GCGTGCCGATGCTCTCCGTACAGCCCAAGGGGAAGCAGAAGGGCTGCGCCGGCTGCAACCGAAAGATCAAGGACCGGTACCTGCTGAAGGCTCTGGATAAGTATTGGCATGAAGACTGCCTAAAGTGTGCCTGCTGTGACTGTCGTCTTGGAGAGGTTGGATCAACTCTTTACACAAAAGCAAATCTCATTCTCTGCCGCAGAGATTACCTGAG GCTCTTTGGTACCACCGGGAATTGTGCTGCCTGCAGTAAACTGATCCCTGCCTTTGAGATGGTGATGAGGGCCAGAGATAATGTTTACCATTTGGACTGCTTTGCCTGTCAGCTCTGCAACCAGCG ATTCTGCGTGGGAGAcaaatttttcctgaagaacAACATGATCTTGTGTCAGATGGACTATGAGGAAGGGCAGCTGAACGGGAGCTTCGAGTCCCAGGTTCAATAA
- the LMO1 gene encoding rhombotin-1 isoform X1, whose protein sequence is MMVLDKEDGVPMLSVQPKGKQKGCAGCNRKIKDRYLLKALDKYWHEDCLKCACCDCRLGEVGSTLYTKANLILCRRDYLRLFGTTGNCAACSKLIPAFEMVMRARDNVYHLDCFACQLCNQRLQSTSLPSSIASMVPLGPSDNLQGCHCPAGECRFCVGDKFFLKNNMILCQMDYEEGQLNGSFESQVQ, encoded by the exons GCGTGCCGATGCTCTCCGTACAGCCCAAGGGGAAGCAGAAGGGCTGCGCCGGCTGCAACCGAAAGATCAAGGACCGGTACCTGCTGAAGGCTCTGGATAAGTATTGGCATGAAGACTGCCTAAAGTGTGCCTGCTGTGACTGTCGTCTTGGAGAGGTTGGATCAACTCTTTACACAAAAGCAAATCTCATTCTCTGCCGCAGAGATTACCTGAG GCTCTTTGGTACCACCGGGAATTGTGCTGCCTGCAGTAAACTGATCCCTGCCTTTGAGATGGTGATGAGGGCCAGAGATAATGTTTACCATTTGGACTGCTTTGCCTGTCAGCTCTGCAACCAGCG GCTCCAAAGCACCTCCCTTCCCTCTTCAATCGCCAGCATGGTCCCACTCGGTCCTTCAGACAACCTCCAGGGCTGTCACTGCCCAGCAGGAGAGTGCAG ATTCTGCGTGGGAGAcaaatttttcctgaagaacAACATGATCTTGTGTCAGATGGACTATGAGGAAGGGCAGCTGAACGGGAGCTTCGAGTCCCAGGTTCAATAA